A genome region from Methylohalobius crimeensis 10Ki includes the following:
- the prsT gene encoding XrtA/PEP-CTERM system TPR-repeat protein PrsT, giving the protein MTRHFAIALLMWSVQVVSGEGDPYLQEAKAYLSEGQTKAAVIQLKNLLREEPQNAEGRLLLGKTYLRMGEAAGAVKELEKARQLDVEPRRWLVPLGNAYLLRGQAKKLLEEIQPQASLPTDLRAEILALRGTAQMKLGERQAAREGFTEAVQLAPESETAHLGLARLALLEKQPQVAEREATLVLDRNPDHVDARLVVAESRRLQKDWEGAAAAFSQVLERRPSEIRALSGRATVMLVQKRLDEARRDLQEARKIAGELPLVMYLQGLLEFQAGNLQAAEDALVKVASAASGHIPSRMLLGIIAYRQNELVSAEEYLSTVHRRMPTHLPTVKMLAAVKLKRKNPEAAVALLEPFRDAKTAEGEEIARDPRLLALLGSAYLQNRQFDQGTALLSEAVRLAPEMASIRTQLALGQIAAGEGKEAIEQLEQAVAQDPDLVQADVMLALTLLQQKQYDKAQAQARKLAEKMPENPLPLNLIAATYLAKGELEKAENQWRELWNNHPDYLTAAMNLAKLKLRQGEPEQAEDYYRRVLEKRPEYTQALIGLARIAEMRKDYEGMLKWLETAHTRSPEALDPTLMLNRYYLARGESLKALSLAREAVEKHPQDANAQFALGRAQLDAGQAANAAATFQKLVDRFPQNPRMHHFLGLALAAGDNDEAALAAWDEVLKLDQDYAPAAGNKIRLLLDKERYSQALDAARSLQTQFPDRSVGYFWEGEIAIKQKKFEQALSAYRKAHELNPTAVHARRLHQLYRQLDEPAKAHAILQAWLEKSPRDAESWTMLAMGYQSEGAYDKAVKAYEQAREVQPEHLLILNNLAWLYQKLDDPRALKLADQLVDKAQDHPEMLDTVGWIFTQNGKLQKGVTLLREASVRAPHLPAIRLHLAEALIQSGDGEEAKAILERLLKEQPQFPQRAHAEKLLSAL; this is encoded by the coding sequence ATGACTCGACATTTTGCCATTGCCTTATTGATGTGGAGTGTGCAGGTGGTCTCCGGAGAAGGGGATCCGTATTTGCAGGAAGCCAAGGCGTATCTCTCCGAGGGGCAAACCAAAGCGGCGGTGATTCAGCTGAAGAATTTATTGCGGGAGGAACCGCAAAACGCGGAAGGACGGCTACTGCTCGGCAAAACTTATTTAAGAATGGGAGAAGCGGCGGGGGCGGTCAAGGAACTGGAAAAAGCCCGGCAACTGGATGTGGAACCTCGCCGTTGGCTGGTTCCTTTGGGCAATGCCTATTTACTCCGGGGGCAGGCTAAAAAACTGCTCGAAGAGATTCAGCCGCAAGCATCGCTGCCCACGGATCTGCGCGCGGAAATACTCGCTTTGCGCGGCACGGCGCAAATGAAACTCGGTGAGCGCCAGGCAGCCCGGGAAGGTTTTACGGAAGCGGTCCAATTAGCGCCGGAAAGTGAAACGGCGCACTTGGGTTTGGCTCGACTTGCATTGTTGGAAAAGCAACCCCAAGTGGCGGAGCGAGAGGCGACGCTTGTTCTGGATCGAAACCCCGATCATGTGGATGCTCGACTGGTGGTGGCTGAGTCTCGGCGTTTGCAAAAGGATTGGGAAGGGGCGGCTGCCGCCTTCTCCCAAGTGCTCGAGAGGCGCCCTTCGGAGATTCGCGCCCTTTCCGGACGGGCTACGGTGATGCTCGTCCAGAAGCGGCTGGATGAAGCGCGCCGGGATCTTCAAGAAGCTCGGAAAATAGCCGGTGAGCTGCCGTTGGTCATGTATCTTCAGGGGTTGCTTGAATTCCAAGCGGGCAATCTGCAGGCAGCCGAGGATGCCTTGGTGAAAGTGGCCAGCGCCGCCTCCGGCCATATACCCAGTCGTATGTTGTTGGGTATTATCGCCTATCGCCAAAATGAGTTGGTATCGGCCGAAGAGTATCTTTCCACGGTTCATCGCCGGATGCCGACTCATCTGCCCACGGTGAAAATGCTGGCGGCGGTGAAATTGAAGCGCAAAAATCCCGAAGCGGCGGTGGCCCTGCTGGAGCCGTTTCGGGATGCGAAGACCGCTGAAGGAGAAGAGATCGCCCGGGATCCCCGGCTTTTGGCTCTATTGGGCAGCGCCTATCTGCAAAACCGGCAATTCGATCAAGGGACGGCGTTATTGTCCGAAGCGGTGCGATTGGCGCCGGAAATGGCCTCGATTCGGACCCAGCTTGCCCTGGGGCAAATCGCCGCCGGGGAAGGAAAGGAAGCGATCGAGCAATTGGAGCAGGCGGTGGCTCAGGACCCGGATCTGGTTCAGGCGGATGTCATGTTGGCGCTGACCCTGCTTCAACAAAAGCAATATGACAAAGCCCAGGCGCAGGCACGCAAGCTGGCGGAAAAAATGCCCGAAAATCCGCTCCCTCTCAATCTGATTGCCGCAACCTATTTGGCGAAAGGAGAGCTTGAAAAAGCGGAAAATCAATGGCGGGAGCTATGGAACAATCATCCGGACTATCTCACCGCGGCGATGAACCTGGCCAAACTCAAGTTGCGCCAGGGGGAACCGGAACAAGCCGAGGATTATTATCGGCGCGTATTGGAGAAACGACCGGAATATACCCAAGCATTGATCGGATTGGCCCGGATCGCTGAAATGCGCAAGGATTACGAAGGCATGCTGAAGTGGCTGGAAACCGCGCATACCCGGAGTCCGGAGGCATTGGATCCCACTTTGATGTTGAACCGTTATTATTTAGCTCGAGGGGAAAGCCTCAAGGCGTTGAGTCTGGCGCGCGAGGCAGTGGAGAAACACCCCCAAGACGCCAATGCGCAATTTGCCCTGGGGCGGGCGCAGCTGGATGCGGGCCAGGCGGCCAATGCCGCGGCGACGTTTCAAAAGCTGGTCGATCGTTTTCCCCAAAACCCTCGCATGCATCACTTTTTAGGATTGGCTTTGGCGGCCGGTGATAATGACGAGGCCGCTTTGGCGGCTTGGGACGAAGTGCTCAAGCTCGATCAGGACTACGCTCCCGCGGCCGGAAATAAAATCCGCCTGCTGCTCGACAAGGAGCGGTATTCGCAGGCGTTGGACGCCGCCCGCAGCCTCCAAACCCAATTTCCCGACCGCTCGGTCGGTTATTTTTGGGAAGGCGAAATCGCGATCAAGCAAAAAAAGTTCGAGCAGGCCCTGAGCGCTTACCGCAAAGCCCATGAACTGAATCCCACCGCCGTCCACGCTCGGCGTCTGCATCAATTGTATCGGCAACTGGACGAACCGGCTAAAGCCCATGCGATTTTGCAAGCTTGGCTCGAAAAGTCGCCTCGGGATGCGGAAAGTTGGACCATGCTGGCCATGGGGTATCAGTCTGAAGGTGCTTACGATAAGGCGGTTAAAGCCTACGAGCAAGCAAGAGAAGTGCAACCGGAGCATTTATTGATTCTCAATAATCTTGCCTGGTTGTACCAGAAACTCGATGATCCGCGCGCTCTGAAATTGGCGGATCAATTGGTCGACAAAG
- the prsR gene encoding PEP-CTERM-box response regulator transcription factor gives MTTYLKKDGEDALLIIEDDQGLRNQLKWSFADRYKVITAGDRETALNLVKKSAPAVVTLDLGLPPDPGGVSEGFATLEALLELAPATKVIVITGNDDLDNAVRAVGLGAYDFYAKPVDPNMLGFVVERAFRLYELEEENRKLARLHVSHPLDGVIAASPQMHEVCRLVEQLASTDLSVLLLGESGTGKEVLARALHRLSPRAAGPFIAINTAAIPDSLLEAELFGYEKGAFTDAAKQTKGKIEMAHGGTLFLDEIGDMPLGLQPKLLRFLQERVIERVGGRQEIAVDVRVVCATHQKIDRLISEERFRRDLYFRINETSIEIPPLRERKEDIPVLSRAFLHRYNRKMKRNLLDFSDAALMAMEAYDWPGNVRELEGRVKTAIALAGGPKVEVRDLKLAEADAERRLLTLREAREAAERQALCAALNEADGKIARAAEILDITRPTLYALLNKFNLKV, from the coding sequence TTGACCACTTACTTGAAAAAAGACGGAGAGGATGCTTTGCTCATTATCGAGGACGATCAAGGGTTGAGAAACCAGCTCAAATGGAGCTTTGCCGACCGTTACAAAGTGATTACCGCGGGGGACCGCGAAACGGCGTTGAATTTGGTGAAAAAAAGCGCACCGGCGGTGGTAACTCTGGATCTGGGGCTGCCCCCCGATCCGGGAGGCGTGTCGGAGGGGTTCGCCACGTTGGAGGCATTGTTGGAATTGGCGCCGGCGACCAAGGTGATTGTCATCACGGGGAATGACGATCTCGATAATGCGGTGCGCGCGGTGGGGTTGGGCGCCTATGATTTCTATGCCAAACCGGTGGATCCCAACATGTTGGGATTCGTGGTGGAGCGCGCCTTTCGTCTCTATGAGTTGGAAGAGGAGAACCGCAAGCTGGCGCGCCTGCATGTAAGTCACCCCCTCGACGGCGTGATCGCCGCCAGCCCTCAGATGCACGAGGTATGCCGCTTGGTGGAGCAATTGGCATCCACGGATTTGAGTGTATTACTATTAGGGGAGAGCGGTACCGGGAAGGAAGTGTTGGCGAGGGCCTTGCATCGACTGAGTCCGCGCGCGGCGGGGCCTTTTATCGCAATCAACACCGCCGCCATCCCCGATAGCCTGCTGGAAGCCGAATTGTTCGGTTACGAGAAGGGCGCCTTTACCGATGCCGCCAAACAGACCAAAGGAAAGATCGAAATGGCTCACGGCGGTACCCTGTTTTTGGATGAAATCGGGGATATGCCCTTGGGGTTACAGCCCAAGTTGCTCCGCTTCTTGCAGGAACGAGTGATCGAGCGTGTCGGGGGGCGGCAGGAGATTGCCGTGGATGTGCGGGTCGTCTGTGCCACCCATCAAAAAATTGACCGATTGATTTCCGAGGAACGGTTTCGCCGGGATTTGTATTTCCGCATTAACGAAACCTCAATCGAGATTCCGCCCCTTCGCGAGCGCAAAGAAGATATCCCGGTGCTGAGTAGAGCCTTTCTGCATCGCTACAACCGAAAAATGAAGCGAAATTTGCTTGATTTTAGCGATGCCGCCTTGATGGCTATGGAAGCCTATGATTGGCCGGGAAACGTGCGCGAACTTGAAGGTCGAGTCAAGACCGCCATCGCCCTGGCGGGGGGGCCGAAGGTCGAGGTTCGCGATCTCAAACTGGCCGAAGCCGATGCCGAGCGCCGTTTGCTGACTTTGCGCGAGGCTCGGGAGGCGGCGGAGCGTCAAGCGCTGTGCGCGGCGCTCAACGAAGCGGACGGAAAGATTGCCAGGGCCGCCGAGATTCTCGATATTACCCGTCCCACTTTGTATGCTTTACTCAACAAATTTAATTTAAAAGTCTAG